Proteins found in one Elephas maximus indicus isolate mEleMax1 chromosome 11, mEleMax1 primary haplotype, whole genome shotgun sequence genomic segment:
- the CEACAM16 gene encoding carcinoembryonic antigen-related cell adhesion molecule 16, giving the protein MVPTGYNWLLLGAAFLSARAEISITPEPAQPVEGDNLTLVVHGLSGELLAYNWYAGPMLNVAYLVASYIVSTGDETPGPVHTGREAVRPDGSLDIQGALPGHSGTYILQTLNRQFQTEVAYGHVQVYEILAQPVVMANSTALVEHRDTLRLLCSSPSPAQVRWFFNGGPLPVSVRLGMSPDGRELTRRGIRREEAGAYQCEVWNPVSVSRSEPINLTVYYGPERVAILQDSTTLTGCTVKVDFNTSLTLWCVSRSCPEPEYLWAFNGQALKNGQDHLNITSMTASQEGTYTCIVKNPKTLLSGSASVVVKLSAVAVATMIVPVPTKPTEGQDVTLTVQGYPKDLLVYAWYRGPVSEPNRVLSQLPSGNWIAGPAHTGREVGFANCSLLVQKLNLTDAGRYTLKTITLQGKTETLEVELQVALLE; this is encoded by the exons ATGGTGCCGACCGGGTACAACTGGCTTCTCCTCGGTG CGGCCTTCCTGAGTGCCAGGGCAGAGATTTCCATCACCCCTGAGCCTGCCCAGCCGGTCGAGGGGGACAACCTCACGCTGGTCGTGCATGGACTCTCAGGGGAGCTGCTCGCCTACAACTGGTACGCGGGGCCTATGCTCAATGTGGCCTACCTGGTGGCCAGCTACATCGTGAGCACAGGCGATGAGACCCCTGGCCCAGTCCACACGGGGCGAGAGGCTGTGCGCCCCGACGGTAGCCTGGACATCCAGGGCGCCTTGCCTGGGCATTCAGGCACCTACATCCTGCAGACCCTCAACAGGCAGTTTCAGACCGAGGTGGCCTACGGACACGTACAGGTCTATG AGATCCTGGCCCAGCCGGTGGTCATGGCCAACAGCACAGCACTGGTGGAGCACCGAGACACCCTGCGCCTGCTATGCAGCAGCCCCAGCCCCGCCCAGGTCCGCTGGTTCTTCAACGGTGGGCCCCTGCCCGTCTCCGTCCGCCTGGGCATGTCCCCCGACGGTCGAGAGCTCACCCGGCGTGGCATCCGCAGGGAGGAGGCTGGGGCCTACCAGTGTGAGGTCTGGAACCCGGTCAGTGTCAGCCGCAGCGAGCCCATCAACCTGACCGTGTACT ATGGCCCAGAACGTGTGGCCATCCTTCAGGATTCTACCACCCTTACGGGCTGCACCGTCAAAGTGGACTTCAACACGTCCCTCACCCTGTGGTGCGTGTCCCGGTCCTGCCCGGAGCCTGAGTACCTATGGGCTTTCAACGGGCAGGCCCTAAAGAATGGCCAGGACCATCTCAACATCACTAGCATGACAGCCTCCCAGGAGGGCACATACACGTGTATTGTGAAGAACCCCAAGACCCTGctctctggctctgcctcagtgGTGGTCAAGCTCTCTG CGGTGGCAGTTGCCACAATGATCGTGCCCGTGCCAACCAAGCCGACGGAGGGCCAGGACGTGACCTTGACCGTGCAGGGCTACCCCAAGGACCTGCTGGTCTATGCCTGGTACCGAGGACCTGTCTCCGAGCCCAACCGGGTGCTCAGCCAACTGCCATCGGGGAACTGGATTGCAGGCCCCGCACACACGGGCCGCGAGGTGGGCTTTGCCAACTGCTCGCTGCTGGTGCAGAAGCTGAACCTCACGGACGCCGGCCGCTACACACTCAAGACCATCACCCTTCAGGGCAAGACCGAGACTCTGGAGGTGGAGCTGCAGGTGGCCC TCCTGGAGTAG